A single Bosea sp. PAMC 26642 DNA region contains:
- a CDS encoding HD domain-containing protein has product MTYPRTVTLRGKTIEITQAKRAARVAEMPEIDWIEDGDLRDKVIDAWVAALEAHGFTQIGEMKPSGNYDSNPLLTGTQCDHMRSVCRLAVKTAEEMAALFPNFRYDRNILIAGALCHDIGKVWEFQPDNVQRWKANPYATGFPSIRHPGYGVFICFAMDLPEQVAHIAAAHSAEGELLERSLENTIVHWADVTFWKTVAAGRQFAESDTWLDGLTGGVSGQPK; this is encoded by the coding sequence GTGACCTATCCCCGAACCGTCACGCTGCGTGGCAAGACCATCGAGATCACCCAGGCCAAGCGCGCCGCTCGCGTCGCCGAGATGCCCGAGATCGACTGGATCGAGGATGGCGATCTGCGCGATAAGGTGATCGACGCCTGGGTGGCGGCGCTCGAAGCCCACGGCTTTACGCAGATCGGCGAGATGAAGCCCTCCGGCAACTACGACTCCAACCCACTGCTGACCGGCACTCAATGCGACCATATGCGCTCGGTCTGCCGCTTGGCGGTGAAGACCGCCGAGGAAATGGCCGCGCTGTTTCCGAACTTCCGCTATGACCGCAATATCCTAATCGCGGGCGCTCTCTGCCACGACATCGGCAAGGTTTGGGAGTTCCAACCAGACAATGTGCAGCGCTGGAAGGCTAATCCCTACGCCACCGGCTTCCCCTCGATCCGCCACCCCGGCTATGGCGTCTTCATCTGCTTTGCCATGGACCTGCCGGAGCAGGTCGCCCATATCGCCGCGGCACATTCGGCAGAGGGCGAGCTGCTTGAGCGAAGCCTAGAGAACACTATCGTTCACTGGGCCGACGTGACCTTCTGGAAAACCGTGGCAGCCGGACGGCAATTCGCGGAAAGCGATACCTGGCTCGACGGGTTGACCGGTGGTGTCAGTGGCCAGCCTAAGTAG
- a CDS encoding TRAP transporter large permease — MVPSSLGLLILLLGLSIPVGAALLLLALSLGAAFSPMPIYLAMGEVIWSASTNAILVSVPLFVLLGEILLRSGMADRLYSSMSHWLAWLPGGLMHANIGASMVFAATSGSSVATAATIGTVATPVIKTYGYGERLFLGSVAAGGTLGILIPPSINLIIYGWLTQTSVPQLYLAGFVPGIVLGLIFMATIVICCLIRPQWRGRTIETSWKQRVESLGGLVPPGIIFLIVIGSIYAGFATPTESAALGVVVAIGLAAFNRKLSVRMILEALDGTMRTSAMIMLIVASAFFLNFVLSAIGLVGALNSFITGLGLGPMGTLVAIIVFYLVLGCFMEPLPMMIVTIPIIVPVVIQAGFDPVWFGIMVVLLCETAMITPPVGVNLYVVQGVRGRGVISDVILGVLPFIASLLVMIVLIIAAPGIVMWLPRLIGAQ; from the coding sequence ATGGTCCCGAGCTCGCTTGGCCTCCTCATCCTCCTGCTCGGACTCAGCATCCCTGTCGGCGCGGCGCTGCTGCTGCTCGCACTATCGCTAGGAGCGGCTTTCTCGCCGATGCCGATCTATCTCGCTATGGGCGAGGTGATCTGGTCGGCCTCGACCAATGCGATCCTAGTCAGCGTGCCGCTCTTCGTGCTGCTCGGCGAGATCCTGCTGCGCTCGGGCATGGCCGACCGACTCTACAGCTCGATGAGCCACTGGCTCGCCTGGCTGCCGGGCGGGCTGATGCATGCTAATATCGGCGCCTCGATGGTGTTTGCCGCGACATCGGGTTCGAGCGTTGCGACCGCGGCGACGATCGGGACCGTCGCGACGCCCGTCATCAAGACCTACGGCTATGGCGAGCGGCTCTTCCTCGGCTCGGTCGCCGCGGGGGGGACGCTCGGTATCCTGATCCCGCCCTCGATCAACCTGATAATCTATGGCTGGCTGACGCAGACCTCGGTGCCGCAGCTCTATCTCGCCGGCTTTGTGCCCGGCATCGTGCTCGGGCTGATCTTCATGGCGACGATCGTGATCTGCTGCCTGATCCGGCCGCAATGGCGCGGCCGCACGATCGAGACCTCGTGGAAGCAGCGCGTCGAGAGCCTCGGCGGCCTTGTCCCGCCCGGCATCATCTTCCTGATCGTAATCGGCAGCATCTATGCGGGCTTCGCGACGCCGACGGAATCGGCCGCGCTCGGCGTCGTCGTGGCGATCGGGCTCGCGGCGTTCAACCGCAAGCTTTCCGTTAGGATGATACTCGAAGCGCTGGACGGCACCATGCGGACCTCGGCGATGATCATGCTGATCGTCGCCTCGGCCTTCTTCCTGAATTTCGTCCTGTCGGCGATCGGTCTCGTCGGTGCGCTGAACAGCTTCATCACCGGCCTCGGGCTCGGGCCAATGGGGACGCTGGTCGCGATCATCGTCTTTTATCTGGTCCTCGGCTGCTTCATGGAGCCGCTGCCGATGATGATCGTGACGATCCCGATCATCGTGCCGGTCGTCATCCAGGCCGGCTTCGACCCGGTCTGGTTCGGCATCATGGTGGTCCTGCTTTGCGAGACCGCGATGATCACGCCGCCGGTCGGCGTCAATCTTTATGTCGTGCAGGGCGTCAGGGGACGCGGCGTCATCAGCGACGTGATCCTCGGCGTCCTGCCCTTCATCGCCAGCCTGCTCGTCATGATCGTGCTGATCATCGCCGCGCCCGGCATCGTCATGTGGCTGCCGCGCCTGATCGGCGCGCAGTGA
- a CDS encoding TRAP transporter small permease subunit has product MKRFHAIVAAISLWMARLGGLMLVGSAVVITIEILARKVIHIPFSVGTELSSYALAISASWSFSYALLNRAHVRIDVIRNWTPPTIRFCLDVLALGSLGGVAMILAWFAWDTVDTSWALGARENTSLGTLLVIPQGLWFAGLIWFALVCVEQLGLVALALMQGDQAAAAAIVTTPDVSDEIDEALEAVDAQPVIPR; this is encoded by the coding sequence ATGAAAAGATTTCACGCGATCGTCGCGGCCATCTCGCTCTGGATGGCTCGCCTCGGCGGCCTGATGCTCGTCGGCTCCGCCGTGGTCATCACCATTGAGATCCTTGCGCGCAAGGTGATCCACATTCCGTTCAGCGTCGGCACCGAATTGTCGAGCTATGCCCTCGCCATCTCGGCAAGCTGGTCGTTCAGCTATGCGCTGCTGAACCGCGCGCATGTGCGGATCGACGTGATCCGGAACTGGACGCCGCCGACCATCCGGTTTTGCCTCGATGTGCTGGCGCTCGGCTCGCTCGGGGGCGTCGCCATGATCCTTGCCTGGTTCGCTTGGGACACCGTCGATACCTCTTGGGCCCTGGGCGCCCGCGAAAACACCTCGCTCGGCACGCTGCTGGTGATCCCGCAAGGGCTGTGGTTCGCCGGGCTGATCTGGTTTGCCCTCGTCTGCGTGGAACAGCTCGGGTTGGTCGCGCTCGCCCTCATGCAAGGTGACCAGGCCGCCGCAGCCGCGATCGTCACGACGCCCGATGTCTCCGACGAGATCGACGAAGCGCTCGAGGCCGTGGATGCACAGCCCGTGATCCCGAGGTAA
- a CDS encoding TRAP transporter substrate-binding protein, which yields MQRPVRVMAFLAAFGISALGAQAQDFPKLNLKVSGGNQTQNLFQKIYKPFFTEMLAAKTNGAITTTFGSLEELGLRGPEVLRLLRQGVFDISEATMSYMAGEDSRFDGLDLPGVTVDIATQRKAADAFRPALAKALETKYNTKLLSMSPVAAQMFYCKGEILGLDSLRGKAVRTFNRAMSQMVEGAGGSSVNVPFAEVIPAMQRGVAQCAVTGTSAGNTARWWEVSDHLYALPMGWSMTFFGANLNSWKKLDEKTRTFLEQQFAEMEGRMWAQAGSDIQDGVNCNTGSGPCKDGIEANPKMKFVTVSDADKAVAQKILRERVLPDWAKRCGPECVAEWNATVGKVAGVEASAQ from the coding sequence ATGCAGCGACCTGTTCGGGTCATGGCCTTTCTGGCCGCCTTTGGAATATCCGCCCTGGGTGCCCAGGCGCAGGACTTCCCAAAGCTCAATCTCAAAGTGTCTGGCGGCAACCAGACGCAGAACCTGTTTCAGAAGATCTACAAGCCGTTCTTCACCGAAATGCTCGCGGCCAAGACCAACGGCGCGATTACCACGACCTTCGGATCGCTCGAGGAACTCGGCCTGCGCGGGCCTGAAGTGCTGCGGCTGCTTCGCCAAGGCGTGTTCGACATCTCCGAGGCGACGATGAGCTACATGGCCGGCGAGGATTCGCGCTTCGACGGCCTCGACCTGCCCGGCGTCACCGTCGACATCGCCACGCAGCGCAAGGCGGCCGACGCGTTCCGGCCCGCGCTCGCGAAGGCGCTGGAGACGAAATACAACACCAAGCTCCTGAGCATGAGCCCGGTCGCGGCGCAGATGTTCTATTGCAAGGGCGAGATCCTCGGCCTCGACTCCCTGCGCGGCAAGGCTGTCCGCACCTTCAACCGCGCGATGTCGCAGATGGTCGAGGGCGCCGGCGGCTCCTCCGTCAACGTGCCTTTCGCGGAGGTCATTCCCGCGATGCAGCGCGGCGTCGCGCAGTGCGCGGTGACTGGCACCTCAGCTGGGAACACGGCACGCTGGTGGGAGGTGAGCGACCACCTCTATGCACTGCCGATGGGCTGGTCGATGACCTTCTTCGGCGCCAATTTGAATAGCTGGAAGAAGCTCGACGAGAAGACACGGACCTTCCTCGAACAGCAATTCGCCGAGATGGAAGGCCGCATGTGGGCGCAGGCCGGCAGCGACATCCAGGACGGCGTCAACTGCAACACCGGCTCCGGGCCCTGCAAGGACGGCATCGAGGCCAACCCCAAGATGAAGTTCGTCACCGTCTCCGATGCCGACAAGGCGGTTGCGCAGAAGATACTGCGCGAGCGCGTGCTGCCGGACTGGGCCAAGCGCTGCGGCCCGGAATGCGTCGCGGAGTGGAATGCGACCGTGGGCAAGGTGGCCGGGGTCGAGGCGAGCGCGCAGTAG
- a CDS encoding LysR family transcriptional regulator, whose product MRPTIAELEAFVWTARLGSVQAAARHLFLAQPTVSLRLKSLQDELGVRIFDRSGAALRLSPDGDRLFAHAIAIIEELGRMRERAGSTGSLHGTVKVGLPETFAVACLPLILKDLAARYPLLRLELSVATSSRLEDDLCAHRLDLAFLVHPSDGAAIRLVHLGRQEAAWVASDSLGLGPIVRPADLQDCQILSNPPPSAMHRQITEWFSAADVKPRRLDFCTGQMVIAHLVQEGVAAAFLPVKLMEPALSTGRVVKLHSVPDFQHASLCAGHRVGGATAEIEVVIAAAQRVLDQVPFLLPAAEGPTLTRPPRQPPRRTGSARRP is encoded by the coding sequence ATGCGCCCGACGATCGCGGAGCTGGAGGCATTCGTCTGGACGGCACGCCTCGGCTCGGTGCAGGCGGCTGCCCGGCATCTTTTCCTCGCGCAGCCGACTGTCTCGCTTCGGCTGAAATCCCTGCAGGACGAACTCGGGGTCAGGATCTTCGACCGCTCCGGCGCGGCACTCAGGCTGAGCCCGGACGGCGACCGGCTTTTTGCCCATGCCATCGCGATCATCGAGGAACTCGGCCGGATGCGCGAGCGCGCCGGCTCGACCGGGTCGCTCCACGGCACGGTGAAGGTTGGCCTGCCCGAAACCTTCGCGGTCGCCTGCCTGCCGCTGATCCTAAAGGATCTCGCGGCGCGCTATCCGTTGCTGCGGCTGGAATTGTCGGTGGCGACGAGCTCGCGTCTGGAAGACGATCTCTGCGCCCATCGGCTCGATCTCGCTTTTCTGGTCCATCCCAGCGACGGGGCGGCCATCCGGCTCGTCCATCTCGGACGGCAGGAAGCGGCCTGGGTCGCGTCCGACAGCCTGGGTCTGGGGCCGATCGTGCGGCCCGCCGATCTGCAGGACTGCCAGATCCTGTCCAATCCGCCGCCCTCGGCGATGCATCGGCAGATCACGGAATGGTTCAGTGCCGCTGACGTGAAACCGCGCCGACTTGATTTCTGCACCGGGCAGATGGTCATCGCCCATCTGGTGCAGGAAGGCGTCGCCGCTGCCTTCCTTCCGGTGAAGCTGATGGAACCCGCGCTGAGCACAGGACGGGTCGTGAAGCTTCATTCGGTGCCCGATTTCCAGCATGCCTCGCTCTGCGCCGGCCATCGCGTCGGCGGTGCGACGGCGGAAATCGAAGTGGTGATCGCGGCAGCGCAGCGCGTCCTCGATCAGGTCCCGTTCCTGCTGCCTGCGGCGGAAGGTCCAACCCTTACGCGCCCGCCGAGGCAACCGCCCCGTCGAACGGGATCGGCGCGTCGACCTTGA
- a CDS encoding LysR family transcriptional regulator, translated as MGMRFTIAQLEAFFWTARLGSLSRAAGHLHMSQPTISLRLRDLEQALNVELFQRKGRGLAPTAEGLALLPRAAALLEEADRIMLQTDPAIVTGNIRVGFAEGFAMTCLPALLETVRASYPLLKAEYVVSISYELERELNERHLDLAVLVNPIGRPGMRLVPLGVQDTAWVASVKWGLGPEVRPADLYHLPIVSNQPRSAMFRQIKDWFATAGLEPLRHDLCNSVAVIGHLVSSGVALGVLPARMMEADVASGLVKVLKPVPELNHGRVYASYPEGGLTAPVSAMLKSIQKALDAIDYLKVDAPIPFDGAVASAGA; from the coding sequence ATGGGTATGAGATTTACGATCGCGCAGCTTGAGGCCTTCTTCTGGACTGCGCGGCTCGGTTCGCTGAGCCGCGCCGCCGGCCATCTTCACATGTCTCAACCGACGATCTCACTGCGCCTGCGCGATCTCGAACAGGCGCTGAATGTCGAGCTGTTCCAGCGGAAGGGGCGAGGCCTCGCGCCGACAGCGGAGGGGCTCGCCCTGCTGCCGCGCGCCGCTGCGCTGCTGGAGGAAGCGGACCGGATCATGCTCCAGACCGATCCGGCTATCGTGACCGGCAACATCCGCGTCGGCTTCGCCGAGGGCTTCGCGATGACCTGCCTGCCGGCGCTGCTGGAGACCGTGCGAGCGAGTTATCCCCTGCTGAAGGCCGAGTATGTCGTCTCGATCAGCTATGAACTGGAGCGCGAACTCAACGAGCGGCATCTCGACCTTGCCGTGCTGGTCAATCCAATCGGACGGCCCGGCATGAGGCTCGTGCCGCTCGGTGTGCAGGACACGGCCTGGGTCGCCTCGGTGAAATGGGGGCTTGGGCCGGAGGTTCGCCCGGCGGATCTCTATCACCTGCCGATCGTCAGCAATCAGCCGCGATCGGCGATGTTCCGGCAAATCAAGGACTGGTTCGCGACCGCCGGACTCGAACCGCTGCGCCATGATCTCTGCAACAGCGTCGCGGTGATCGGCCATCTCGTCTCGTCTGGCGTCGCGCTCGGTGTGCTTCCGGCACGGATGATGGAGGCCGACGTCGCGTCGGGGCTGGTCAAGGTGCTGAAGCCCGTGCCGGAGCTCAATCATGGCCGGGTCTATGCCAGCTATCCGGAGGGCGGGCTGACGGCGCCGGTGAGCGCGATGCTGAAATCGATCCAGAAGGCGCTCGATGCGATCGACTATCTCAAGGTCGACGCGCCGATCCCGTTCGACGGGGCGGTTGCCTCGGCGGGCGCGTAA
- a CDS encoding mandelate racemase/muconate lactonizing enzyme family protein: MLSAPPKITRIEGFELTAKLRETVGNSRQMFDRRGALLLRITSEAGAVGWGETWAYPGAAAALIREHFAPVLIGRDATTPRAGWQAMAAKLGYDRRGISTMALGGLDVALWDLAGQIAGQPVHALLGGKLRDRIPAYVSGPFMKPAGNPYRDFEADIAGYLDTGFRAIKLRMGSNPAQDGATALKVRAQIGAAMPLMVDLNEGFTVEGAMAIARRLAEVDPVWLEEPIAHDDLPGYRRFAAASPMPLAGGEALFGLRAFRDYLTAGVFDFIQPDLGLCGGLSEGMRISALCEAFDVALVPHVWGSVVNFQASLHFAACLPERRGRLRWPLFEYDPSENPLRTAFACHPLDGDGMVAVPDAPGLGLDLTPEKLEPFIANHWTIE; encoded by the coding sequence ATGCTGTCCGCGCCTCCCAAAATTACCCGCATTGAGGGCTTCGAACTCACGGCGAAGTTGAGAGAGACCGTCGGCAATTCGCGGCAGATGTTCGACCGCCGTGGCGCGCTGCTGCTCCGCATCACGAGCGAAGCCGGCGCCGTCGGCTGGGGCGAAACCTGGGCCTATCCGGGTGCGGCGGCCGCACTTATCCGCGAGCATTTCGCGCCGGTGCTGATCGGCCGCGACGCAACCACGCCGCGGGCCGGATGGCAGGCGATGGCGGCCAAGCTCGGCTATGACCGGCGCGGCATCTCGACCATGGCGCTCGGCGGCCTCGATGTGGCTTTGTGGGACCTCGCCGGCCAGATCGCCGGGCAGCCGGTCCATGCGCTGCTCGGGGGCAAGTTGCGAGACCGCATTCCGGCCTATGTCAGCGGTCCCTTTATGAAGCCTGCCGGCAATCCCTATCGGGATTTCGAGGCCGATATCGCCGGCTATCTCGACACAGGATTCCGGGCGATCAAACTGCGGATGGGCAGCAATCCGGCACAGGATGGCGCGACGGCGCTCAAGGTCCGTGCCCAGATCGGAGCTGCGATGCCGCTGATGGTCGATCTCAACGAGGGCTTCACGGTCGAGGGCGCGATGGCGATCGCGCGCAGGCTCGCCGAGGTCGATCCGGTCTGGCTCGAGGAGCCGATCGCGCATGACGACTTGCCGGGCTACCGCCGCTTCGCGGCCGCATCGCCGATGCCGCTGGCCGGTGGCGAGGCGCTGTTTGGCCTCCGCGCGTTCCGCGATTATCTGACCGCGGGCGTGTTCGACTTCATCCAGCCCGATCTCGGCCTGTGCGGCGGGCTCTCGGAGGGCATGCGGATTTCGGCGCTGTGCGAGGCGTTCGACGTCGCGCTGGTGCCCCATGTCTGGGGCTCGGTTGTCAACTTCCAGGCCTCGTTGCATTTCGCCGCCTGCCTGCCGGAGCGGCGCGGCCGCCTGCGCTGGCCGCTCTTCGAGTATGATCCTTCGGAAAATCCGCTCCGCACCGCCTTCGCCTGCCATCCGCTCGACGGCGACGGTATGGTTGCCGTTCCCGATGCGCCGGGCCTGGGCCTCGACCTGACGCCCGAAAAGCTCGAACCCTTCATCGCCAACCATTGGACCATCGAATAA
- a CDS encoding TRAP transporter substrate-binding protein yields the protein MRLTSILHTALIGVACLAGITTATAQQPKVLNLAIVGRATAPEGIAMTAFAEEIKAKTNGRIEIRLHPGGALGGDREVLEGLQIGTVDLTVPSTSVIANFVPEVQVFDIPFLFRDFDHAQAVLDGPIGQEILAKFKAKGLQGLAFGGIGFRQLTNSRRPVNGPEDVKGLKIRTQENQIHLQVWRALGALPTPMALPEVFTALQQGVVDGQENPIGAILNNKFGQVQKYLTITNHAFTPVGFVMAPRAFEALSPEDQKLFVEAGRRAMAICKDEVAKVEKTGIDELRKLGLQVVEKVDTAKFQDLLKPAFAELGKRFGEATIARIKDQK from the coding sequence ATGCGACTGACCTCCATCCTGCATACCGCCCTGATCGGCGTCGCCTGCCTCGCCGGCATCACGACGGCCACGGCACAGCAGCCCAAAGTGCTGAATCTGGCGATCGTCGGCCGGGCGACGGCGCCGGAAGGCATCGCGATGACCGCCTTTGCCGAGGAGATCAAGGCCAAGACCAATGGCCGTATCGAGATCCGCCTGCATCCGGGTGGCGCCCTCGGCGGTGACCGGGAAGTGCTCGAAGGCCTGCAGATCGGCACGGTCGATCTCACTGTCCCCTCGACCTCGGTCATCGCCAATTTCGTGCCCGAGGTTCAGGTCTTCGACATACCCTTCCTGTTCCGCGATTTCGACCACGCCCAAGCGGTTCTCGACGGCCCGATCGGCCAGGAGATCCTGGCCAAGTTCAAGGCCAAGGGGCTGCAGGGCCTCGCTTTTGGGGGCATCGGCTTTCGCCAGCTCACCAACAGCCGCCGGCCGGTCAACGGCCCCGAGGACGTCAAGGGCCTGAAGATCCGCACGCAGGAGAATCAGATCCATCTCCAGGTCTGGCGCGCGCTCGGCGCCCTGCCGACACCGATGGCGCTGCCCGAGGTGTTCACCGCGCTGCAACAAGGCGTCGTCGACGGCCAGGAAAACCCGATCGGCGCGATCCTGAACAACAAGTTCGGCCAGGTGCAGAAGTATCTGACGATCACCAACCATGCCTTCACGCCGGTCGGCTTCGTCATGGCCCCGCGTGCTTTCGAGGCGCTGTCGCCCGAGGACCAGAAGCTGTTCGTCGAGGCCGGGCGCCGCGCCATGGCGATCTGCAAGGACGAGGTCGCCAAGGTCGAGAAGACCGGCATCGACGAGCTGCGCAAGCTCGGCCTTCAGGTCGTCGAGAAGGTCGACACCGCCAAGTTCCAGGACCTGCTCAAGCCGGCCTTCGCCGAACTCGGCAAGCGCTTCGGCGAGGCGACGATCGCGCGCATCAAGGATCAGAAGTGA
- a CDS encoding TRAP transporter small permease: MSAQGSRPVALLLATERLVTGAALAMGCVAMTVAACAGLFQVLTRFILQEPATWSEPLIRIMLIWMAYLGLASAVRAGSLISVDLLYRLVRGRQRRALEAVIALATLSLLAVLVWFGIDLTNRVRFQNLAGLEIPVSYAYAAIPTGALISMLAVVAHFFDPRREELETAV, encoded by the coding sequence GTGAGCGCGCAAGGTAGCCGCCCGGTCGCGCTGCTGCTCGCAACCGAGCGCCTTGTCACCGGCGCGGCGCTAGCCATGGGCTGCGTCGCGATGACGGTCGCGGCCTGTGCCGGACTCTTCCAGGTGCTGACCCGCTTCATCCTGCAGGAGCCGGCGACCTGGTCGGAGCCGCTCATCCGGATCATGCTGATCTGGATGGCCTATCTCGGGCTGGCATCCGCGGTGCGGGCCGGCTCGCTGATTTCGGTCGATTTGCTATACCGGCTGGTTCGCGGGCGCCAGCGGCGCGCGCTGGAAGCGGTGATCGCTTTGGCGACCTTGAGCCTGCTTGCGGTGCTCGTTTGGTTCGGCATCGACCTGACCAATCGGGTGCGCTTCCAGAACCTCGCCGGCCTCGAGATCCCGGTGAGCTATGCCTATGCCGCAATCCCGACGGGCGCGCTGATCTCGATGCTGGCCGTCGTCGCCCACTTCTTCGATCCGCGTCGCGAAGAACTCGAAACCGCGGTCTGA
- a CDS encoding TRAP transporter large permease, translating into MTATMLVTMCVLFLCSVPVAIAVGLAAVAGMSLYTPLPLVLVAQQAFASLDKFPLAAVPFFILAGNLMGEGGISRRLVDFAKSLVGGVQGGLACTCILTCMIFAAVSGSSVATTFAIGAILIPAMVKHGYPVSFAASLQASAAELGVIIPPSIPMILYGVAAEVSIGELFVAGFGPGILIAGALMLSVWVWCLIRGYGKTDHEGRLGVWPATRAAALALMMPVIILGGIYGGVFTPTEASIVAVFYALIVSCFIYRELDLAAVIAILRKSVVSSSVIMLIIAMAGLFSFLLTRAGVPAQIGAYIIATFDSGWSFLLAVNAFLFVIGMFIETSAAIIVLAPILAPVAMTFGIDPVHFGMVMVVNLALGMITPPFGVNLFAACAVARISLDRMTKSLLPFIGVVLACLMLITYVPWISLALRDLVYR; encoded by the coding sequence ATGACCGCCACCATGCTCGTCACGATGTGCGTGCTCTTCCTGTGCTCCGTGCCGGTGGCTATCGCCGTCGGTTTGGCGGCCGTCGCGGGCATGAGCCTCTACACGCCGTTGCCGCTCGTCCTCGTGGCACAGCAGGCCTTCGCCTCGCTCGACAAGTTTCCGCTCGCCGCCGTGCCGTTCTTTATCCTCGCCGGCAACCTGATGGGCGAGGGCGGCATCTCGCGCCGGCTGGTCGATTTCGCCAAGAGCCTTGTCGGCGGCGTCCAGGGCGGGCTGGCCTGCACCTGCATCCTGACCTGCATGATCTTCGCCGCCGTCTCCGGCTCCAGCGTCGCCACCACCTTTGCGATCGGTGCGATCCTGATCCCGGCCATGGTCAAGCATGGCTACCCGGTCTCGTTTGCGGCCTCGCTCCAGGCGAGCGCGGCGGAGCTCGGCGTGATCATTCCGCCTTCCATACCGATGATCCTCTATGGCGTGGCCGCCGAGGTCTCGATCGGCGAGCTCTTCGTCGCTGGCTTCGGCCCCGGCATCCTGATCGCCGGCGCACTCATGCTCTCCGTCTGGGTCTGGTGCCTGATCCGCGGCTACGGCAAGACCGACCACGAAGGCCGCCTCGGCGTCTGGCCGGCGACGCGCGCGGCGGCGCTTGCCTTGATGATGCCGGTGATCATCCTCGGCGGCATCTATGGCGGTGTCTTCACCCCGACGGAGGCGTCGATCGTCGCCGTCTTCTACGCGCTGATCGTGAGTTGCTTCATCTATCGTGAGCTCGATCTCGCCGCAGTCATCGCGATCCTGCGCAAATCGGTGGTGTCGTCTTCGGTGATCATGCTGATCATCGCGATGGCGGGGTTGTTCAGCTTCCTGCTGACACGCGCCGGCGTGCCCGCCCAGATCGGTGCCTATATCATCGCGACCTTCGACAGCGGCTGGTCGTTCCTGCTGGCGGTCAACGCGTTCCTGTTCGTGATCGGCATGTTCATCGAGACCTCGGCGGCGATCATTGTGCTGGCCCCGATTCTGGCGCCGGTCGCGATGACCTTCGGCATCGACCCGGTCCATTTCGGCATGGTCATGGTGGTCAACCTGGCGCTCGGCATGATCACGCCACCCTTCGGCGTCAATCTCTTCGCCGCCTGCGCGGTCGCCCGGATCTCGCTCGACCGAATGACGAAGTCGCTCCTGCCCTTTATCGGCGTGGTCCTGGCCTGCCTGATGTTGATCACCTACGTGCCGTGGATTTCGCTCGCGCTACGCGACCTGGTGTATCGCTGA
- a CDS encoding IclR family transcriptional regulator, with protein MAHIPAERCLSIVELLVEEAGEMQLGDIALRLGLPKSGVHRLLGALIQQGWVAQDEQTSAYRLTMRLSILGQRLYNATGIPDICQPVLDNLAVETREFVRLAVIDAHALVWIADAQGARGGLMYQPLLSTNTVPLHATASGKSWLARLPPTQVHHLIARNGGFGEPGQYGPNAVRSFDQLFAELEHTLARGYGIAVGEAEPGVTAVAAAIISGVEGHIVGTVSVAAPNIRLGLAQLNIVGRRVIDAAGQLSEIWPLREKAKRGGLSAAA; from the coding sequence ATGGCCCATATTCCCGCCGAACGCTGCTTGTCCATCGTCGAGCTTCTTGTGGAGGAAGCGGGCGAGATGCAGCTCGGCGACATCGCCCTGCGGCTGGGCTTGCCCAAGAGTGGCGTCCACCGCCTGCTGGGCGCTTTGATCCAGCAGGGCTGGGTGGCGCAGGATGAGCAAACGAGCGCCTATCGGCTAACGATGCGTCTGAGCATCCTGGGTCAACGCCTCTACAATGCGACGGGCATTCCCGATATCTGCCAGCCCGTGCTCGACAATCTGGCCGTGGAGACCCGCGAATTCGTCCGCCTCGCCGTCATTGACGCCCATGCCTTGGTCTGGATCGCTGATGCACAGGGCGCACGCGGCGGCCTGATGTACCAGCCGTTGCTGAGCACCAACACCGTGCCCCTTCATGCCACGGCGAGCGGAAAATCCTGGCTCGCGCGCCTTCCACCCACGCAGGTGCATCATCTGATCGCCCGCAATGGCGGCTTTGGTGAACCTGGCCAGTATGGCCCCAACGCGGTGCGCAGTTTCGACCAGCTTTTCGCCGAGCTGGAACACACTCTCGCACGTGGCTACGGAATTGCAGTCGGCGAGGCGGAGCCCGGAGTCACGGCGGTTGCCGCCGCCATCATCTCAGGAGTCGAGGGGCACATCGTAGGCACCGTGAGTGTGGCCGCCCCCAATATCAGACTGGGCTTAGCACAACTCAATATCGTTGGCCGTCGCGTGATCGACGCAGCCGGCCAGTTGTCCGAGATCTGGCCGCTACGCGAGAAGGCGAAGCGGGGAGGTTTGTCAGCAGCTGCATGA